The Virgibacillus sp. SK37 region TGAAAATCACATGTTATTCATGTAAGAAGGGTCTGGTCAGTAGATGTTATTTGTACTTGATGTTGGTAACACCAATACAGTGCTGGGTGTCTTTGAAGGAGAACAATTAAAATATGAATGGCGCATAAAAACAGATCGGTATAAAACAGAAGACGAATTCGGAATTCTGATTAAATCCCTGTTCGAACATAAAGGGTTAGCCTTAACGGATATTACAGGTGTAATTATCTCTTCTGTAGTACCTCCAATTATGTTTGCAATGGAGAAAATGTGCCGAGATTATTTGAATATAGAACCATTGGTTATTGGAAAAGAAACGATTCAATCCAGTCTTAAAATGGCATATCCATCTCCACACGAGATAGGTGCTGATCGTATTGTAAATGCGGTCGGGGCTATTAAAGAATATGGAGCCCCCTTAATTATTATAGACTTTGGAACAGCTACAACGTATTGCTTTATTAATGACAAGGAAGAATATGTTGGAGGAGTTATTTCGCCTGGTGTTAACATCTCTATGGAGGCACTGTACAGTAAAGCATCTAAGCTACCAAAAATCGAAATCCAACCACCAACCAATGTAATAGGTTCCTCGACCGTTGAGGCAATGCAATCTGGGGCATTTTACGGCTATGTGGCTCAAGTAGATGGAATTGTTAATCGTATTCAGATGGAGACAGGAAAGCATCCTACAGTTATTGCTACAGGAGGGTTAGCACCATTAATTGCTGATGCTTCAGCTACGATTAACCATGTCGATCCATATTTAACATTAAAAGGTCTTTACCTAATATATAAAAGAAACAGCTTATAAAGAGAGGGTTTATACAATGAAGGATTATTTAATAAAAGCAACTGCACATAATGGAATGGTAAGAGCATATGCTACGACGACGACAGAAACTGTAGAAGAAGCGCGTAGACGTCATGATACTTGGGCTACAGCCTCCGCAGCCCTGGGAAGAACGATTACAATCTCAGCCATGATGGGCGCAATGTTAAAGGGGGAAGATTCGCTCACAGTAAAGGTGGAAGGCAGAGGTCCTATAGGTGCTATCCTTGCTGACGCAAACGCTAAGGGCGAAGTTCGTGGTTATGTAAGTAATCCCCATGTAGATTTCGAGTTAAATGATAAAGGAAAATTGGATGTCGCTCGGGCTGTAGGGACCGATGGAAATATAAGCGTGATTAAGGATTTGGGGTTAAAAGACTATTTCACAGGGGAGGTCCCGATTATTTCCGGGGAAATTAGTGAGGACTTTACTTACTACTTTGCTAATTCGGAGCAGGTGCCGTCGGCAGTAGGTGCAGGAGTATTAATAAACCCTGACCATTCCGTACTTGCTGCGGGTGGGTTTATTATTCAAGTCATGCCGGGCGCAGAAGAAGAAGTAATTACCCAGTTGGAAGAAGAAATACAGGCTCTCCCTGCTATTTCAGCCTTAATTCAACAAGGCAATACACCGGAACAAATTTTAGAGAGGTTATTCGGTAAGGATAATGTAAAAGTTCATGAAACCATGCCGGTAGAATTCCGTTGTAAATGTTCCAAAGAGCGTGTAGAGCAAGCAATAATTGGGTTAGGAAAAGAAGAAATAAAGCAAATGATTGAGGAAGATCATGGTGCTGAAGCAAGTTGCCATTTCTGTAATGAAACGTATGAATTTACTGAAGCAGACTTGGAAAAATTGTTGAATTCGTAACTCTGAGTTTATCTACAGGGGGAAGTAGAGTATATGTCCAAACGCCTTTTGTTGGGAATCGTTATCGTCCTTGTTATTACTAATATTGCCACATTTATTTACTGGAATAAGAGTGAAAATACAATTATAGATAGCAAAGAGAGTGGACCTGTCATAAATAAAAAGAAGCCAGTTGCCTCTGTGAATGGGAAAGATATATTTTATGAGGATTGGATGCGTCATCTACGCTTGAATAATGGAGAGAGCCAATTAAAATCCATGATTGATCAGGAACTTGTTCGTCAACTGGCTAAAGAAAGAGAGCTGGAAATATCAGAAAAGATGATTCAAAAAGAAATATCCATGCTGACAGCTGCACAAGGGATAATGAGTAAGGAAGAATCAAAAAGAGCGGAGAAGCTTTGGCGGGAAAAGCTAATCTATCGCTATCAATTGCAATTGCTATTAACGGAAGACGTCAAGATTCCAGAGGATCAATTACAACGTTACTATGAAGAGTATGGGGATCAATATAATTTCTCTGCCTCCATGCAACTGTCCCATATTATTGTAGAGGATCTTTCAACAGCGAAAAAAGTGATTAGGGATTTGGAGGCAGATGCAGATTTCGATTTGCTTGCACGGGAGTATTCCCTTGATGAAGAAACAAGGAATAAAGGGGGATACCTCGGTTACATTTATACAAACAGTCAGTTTTTCCCTGAAGGATATGAAGAAATTGCTTTGCAAATGGATGACCATTCCTATAGTAAGCCATTTTCAACAGATGAAGGTGTAGCAATTATTTTTCTGCACCGCCACTTACCAGAAATTACATTTACGTATGAGGAAATAAAAAAGTACATGAAAAGTGAAATTGCTATGCTAGAGACGAACCAAACATTGACTGCTGATCCGCTATGGAAAGAAGCGGAGGTTCAATGGCTGTATGAGGAATAAGATAAGAATGCCCATTTTTGTGTTTTTAGTTGACTTTTGTATAGGTAAAACGTACATTATAATTAAATCATACAAATTAACTAGGAATTGGGAGGCGGATGGACATGAGAGTGGCTGACAATATTACCAAATTAATAGGTGAAACGCCTGTAGTTAAATTAAATCGGATGACAGATGAAGATAGTGCAGATATATACTTGAAGCTAGAGTTTATGAACCCCGGAAGTTCGGTCAAAGACCGTATTGCTTTAGCAATGATTGAAGCCGCAGAACAGAACGGTACATTAAAAGCTGGTGACACAATAATAGAGCCTACTAGCGGAAATACAGGTATTGGTCTAGCAATGGTTGCCGTAGCAAAGGGCTACAAGGCCGTGCTGATTATGCCTGACACAATGAGTAAAGAACGTCGCAATCTTCTTCGTGCTTATGGAGCTGAGCTAATTTTGACCCCTGGTGCAGAGGGAATGAAGGGTGCTATAAAGAAAGCAGAGGAACTAAATGAAAAGCATGGCTATTTTATGCCACAACAATTTAATAATGAGGCAAATCCTCAAGTTCATGCAGAAACAACGGGTAAAGAGATTGTGGAACAGATGAGTGATGGCTTGGATGCTTTTGTTTCAGGTATTGGCACAGGTGGAACTATCACTGGTGCAGGTCGTGTGTTAAAAGAGAACTTTAAAGATTGTAAAGTATATGCGGTAGAGCCTGCTGATTCAGATGTGTTATCAGGTGGATCTCCTGGGCCTCATAAAATTCAAGGACTTGGAGCAGGATTTGTGCCTAGCATCCTTAATACGGACATCTATGATGAAGTCATTCGAATAGAAAACGAGGAGGCATTCGAAACATCTCGCCAGGTTGCCAGAACAAACGGAATTCTCGGAGGTATATCTGCAGGGGCAGCAGTTGCAGCAGCTAAAAAAGTTGCTAAGCAATTGGGTAAAGGTAAGAAAGTTCTAGCTATATTCCCTGATAATGGAGAAAGATATTTATCTACACCGTTATATCAATTTGATGAAGAGAAATAAGCATACCTTTAAAGAAGACTGGCACAAAGCAACAGGTGCCAGTCTTCTTTCTATTTATCCTAAGCTAAATTCAGATTGTAAATATATATTGGATCAATCCAGTGATTCGGAGAATAGATATACTGCGACGTAACTTGTGGAGAATGGAGTAATTCATTTTACAGAGGAAGCACCCATTGATTTGCGTTTCAGGCGGACGCTTTCCGCCGGCATGGCCTCAGCCGCTTCCTCCGCTACGCTCCGTCCAGGGTCTTCGCCTCATGCTATTCCGGCAGGAGTCGCCGCCCTCCACTCCAATCAATTCGTACACAGCACATTCTGGGTGTATGCAGACGCAATTTTTCTTCCAGGTGTAATAGTAAATAGTAGCGAAGGAAAAATACGTAGACTCCTGGGGGGAGATGAGGCATCGGTGAGACCCCGGAATGCGGTAGCATGAGGAGGCTCATCAGCCGCCCCCGGAAAGCGTAGTATTTTCCCGTAGCGGTGTTATTTAGCCAATTTTAGTGATGTAATTTTAGAAAAGCCGTTTACAGTCTCACCAAGTTACTTCGTTTACTCCTACTATAAATGTACGAGGTAACATTTTTACTCCAATGCAACAGACCCAAAGTTTTTGAATTTGTGTGCTGTCTGACCTCTTACTGAAATATAGATGAATTTAAACTTAGCCAAATTTTTCACGAATACCTACTGTGAATTTATGTCGCTTGGACGTTTGTTCTATGGTACGATAGAACAGGAAATAGTAATGAAAGAAGGTATGTTGCCTAATGATCTTAAAGATGAATAGAAAAGAATTGGACCTATCTGCACGAACACATATTATGGGTATACTAAACGTGACCCCAGATTCGTTTTCAGATGGAGGCAGCTATAATTCAAGAGAAAAAGCAATACAACAAGCAATAAAAATGGAAGAGGATGGCGCAGATATTATTGATATAGGAGGAGAATCGACACGGCCAAATCATCAGTCTGTTTCGTTAGAAGAGGAAATTGACCGAGTTATTCCTATTATAAGAGCGGTACGGGAACATACAGATTTACCAATTTCCATCGACACCTATAAAGCAGAAACTGCCAAGCAGGCGATCGAAGCAGGTGCCGATATAATTAATGATGTGTGGGGTGCGAAAAGAGATCCAGAAATAGCCAGAGTTGCAGCAAAATACAATGTACCTATCATCCTTATGCACAATCGCAACAATATGAACTATACTTCTTTATTACATGATATGAAAATAGATTTAAAGGAAAGTATCGATATAGCATTAGATGCGGGAGTGCTAGAGGAGAATATTGTACTGGACCCCGGAGTAGGCTTTGCAAAAACAGCGGAAGACAATCTTCTCGTAATGAATCACCTGGAGCAATTTGTTCAGATAGGTTATCCCCTTTTACTCGGAACGTCGAGAAAAAGGTTTATTGGTGGAGTGCTGAACCTTCCCGCTGAGGAAAGAGATATTGGTACTGGTGCAACTACCTGTCTTGGAATAACAAAAGGTGTAAAAATCGTTCGCGTACATAATGTCAAAGTTAATGTAGAATTAGCTAAAATGATGGATGCCATGCACCGTGCAAAGGCAGGAGGTAGTGTAAATGGATAAGATTGTACTAAAAAATCTGCAGTTTTATGGATATCATGGCTTATTGCCAGAAGAGAATAAGCTTGGTCAAAGATTTCAAGTGGATGTAGACTTGTATGCGAATTTAAAGAAGCCGGGTGAAACAGATGCAATGGAAGATTCTATTCATTACGGGCATGCGTACGAGTTAATTCAGCAAGTTGTGGAGGGTGAGCCATACAACTTAATTGAAGCAGTTGCTGAGAAAATTGCTAACGAGCTGTTACGTTCTTTTACTCTTTTATCCGCGTGTACGGTTAAAGTGATCAAGCCAGACCCTCCTATTCCAGGGCATTATCACTCTGTTGCTGTGGAAATATATAGGGAGAGATCAATATGAATAAAGTATATATTGCCTTAGGTACAAACATCGAACCAAGGGAAGTGCATTTAAGTAAAGCTATTGAACTGTTAAGCAACCATTCATCCATTACGGTTCATAAGAAGTCATCTATTTACGAAACAGCGCCTGTTGGTTATACGGACCAGGGAGATTTTCTAAATATGGTATTAGAGGCATACACAACTCTCTCTCCAATTGAATTACTCGATTTTTGTCAGGGGATTGAACAAGAATTGGGAAGGAAAAGGGAAATACGCTTTGGGCCGCGAACGATCGACCTTGACATATTGTTATATAATCAAGAAAATAGAAAGATGGAACGACTAATCATTCCACATCCAAGATTACATGAACGTGCGTTTGTGCTCGTTCCTTTAAAAGAAATCGCCCCAAATGTAAAAATTCCAAAACAGGATAAAGTTGTTACTGATTTGATAGATCAACTTCCAAGACAAGACATGAAGGATGTAGTGAAATGGACAGGAAAAGACTGGGAAGAAGAATAAAAGCCTTCCGTAAACTAAAAGGGTATACACAAATAGACTTAGCAGAAAAGCTGGACATACCCATATCCACTATAGGTGCTGTTGAACGAGGGACGAAACAAGCATCAGAGGAATTAATTCAGGAAATTGCTGCTGTCTTGGCTATTGAAGAGAGCGAAATCGTTTTAAAGGAAGATAATAGTTATGGAGAAAGTTAAATAAATGATTTCCCCCATATAAAATATAACTTTTACTATTTTCAGTGAAGGAGAAAGCTACTATTTGTATGCCACTTGGATGGTTTGATTAAAATGAAGAATAAAGGTAACAGATATGGAAATGCTTTTAGAACCTGAATTTATACTTGAAATGGATAGATGTACACAGAAAAGAAAAACAATGAATAGTTGAGGCAGAACTTTGGGAAGGGATCTATTGTATATTTATATACATACCTCTATTAATTAGAAAACGCTCAGAGACCTTCATCGTGTCGATAAATTTACCTGCCAGTTATAGTCTGGCAGTTTTTATGCATTTGTAACAAATATCCCAACTTGTCATGTGCGAAGTGGATGAAGAAGTGGTCAGAAGTGGGATAACTTTTCAGTTAAAAGGCTTTATATAGTTAACTCATAAATTATCGAGTTGTAATAAGGTACAATTCCAAATACCGTGAAAGAATTCCTGTTTTTAGGTATACTATTTTATAATATGGACTGGAGTGATGAAAGGTGTCAGAAGAATTAAATGAACATATGCGAGTTAGAAGAGAAAAATTAGGTGCATACAAGGAGCAAGGGCTAGATCCTTTTGGTGGCAAATTTTCCAGATCACACCTTGCAAATGAACTGCAAGCAAACTATGATGCTTTTTCAAAGGAAGAATTGGAGGAAAAGCAAGAGGTTGTTACAATCGCCGGAAGAATGATGACCAAGCGTGGAAAAGGGAAGGCTGGTTTCGCTCACATCCAAGATTTAAGTGGGCAGATTCAAATATACGTACGAAAAGATGACATTGGTGAACAGGCCTATGAAATATTTAAATCAACTGATATGGGAGATATTATTGGTGTAACCGGGATTATGTTTAAAACGAAGGTCGGAGAGCTATCCGTTAAAGCGACAGAATTCCATCTGTTGACCAAATCATTACGCCCATTACCAGAAAAGTATCATGGTTTAAAAGATATTGAGCAACGTTACCGTCAGCGCTATCTTGATTTAATAACAAACATGGACAGCAGAGAGACGTTTGTTTTACGAAGTAAGATTATCCAATCCATGAGACGTTATTTAGATGGACAAGGGTATCTTGAAGTTGAAACACCGATGATGCATGGAATCCCAGGAGGGGCATCTGCACGCCCGTTTGAAACCCATCATAATGCTTTAGATATTCCATTATATATGCGTATTGCTATTGAATTGCACTTGAAACGGTTAATCGTCGGAGGCCTTGAAAAAGTTTATGAAATTGGCCGGGTCTTCCGGAATGAAGGTGTATCAACTAGACATAACCCGGAATTCACTATGATGGAATTATATGCTGCATATGATGATTACCACGATATAATGTCTTTAACAGAAAATATGGTAGCCCATATTGCCAAAGAAGTATTAGGAACTACTACCATTATATATGACGATAAAG contains the following coding sequences:
- the cysK gene encoding cysteine synthase A, with product MRVADNITKLIGETPVVKLNRMTDEDSADIYLKLEFMNPGSSVKDRIALAMIEAAEQNGTLKAGDTIIEPTSGNTGIGLAMVAVAKGYKAVLIMPDTMSKERRNLLRAYGAELILTPGAEGMKGAIKKAEELNEKHGYFMPQQFNNEANPQVHAETTGKEIVEQMSDGLDAFVSGIGTGGTITGAGRVLKENFKDCKVYAVEPADSDVLSGGSPGPHKIQGLGAGFVPSILNTDIYDEVIRIENEEAFETSRQVARTNGILGGISAGAAVAAAKKVAKQLGKGKKVLAIFPDNGERYLSTPLYQFDEEK
- the hslO gene encoding Hsp33 family molecular chaperone HslO, with product MKDYLIKATAHNGMVRAYATTTTETVEEARRRHDTWATASAALGRTITISAMMGAMLKGEDSLTVKVEGRGPIGAILADANAKGEVRGYVSNPHVDFELNDKGKLDVARAVGTDGNISVIKDLGLKDYFTGEVPIISGEISEDFTYYFANSEQVPSAVGAGVLINPDHSVLAAGGFIIQVMPGAEEEVITQLEEEIQALPAISALIQQGNTPEQILERLFGKDNVKVHETMPVEFRCKCSKERVEQAIIGLGKEEIKQMIEEDHGAEASCHFCNETYEFTEADLEKLLNS
- the folP gene encoding dihydropteroate synthase; translated protein: MILKMNRKELDLSARTHIMGILNVTPDSFSDGGSYNSREKAIQQAIKMEEDGADIIDIGGESTRPNHQSVSLEEEIDRVIPIIRAVREHTDLPISIDTYKAETAKQAIEAGADIINDVWGAKRDPEIARVAAKYNVPIILMHNRNNMNYTSLLHDMKIDLKESIDIALDAGVLEENIVLDPGVGFAKTAEDNLLVMNHLEQFVQIGYPLLLGTSRKRFIGGVLNLPAEERDIGTGATTCLGITKGVKIVRVHNVKVNVELAKMMDAMHRAKAGGSVNG
- the folK gene encoding 2-amino-4-hydroxy-6-hydroxymethyldihydropteridine diphosphokinase; protein product: MNKVYIALGTNIEPREVHLSKAIELLSNHSSITVHKKSSIYETAPVGYTDQGDFLNMVLEAYTTLSPIELLDFCQGIEQELGRKREIRFGPRTIDLDILLYNQENRKMERLIIPHPRLHERAFVLVPLKEIAPNVKIPKQDKVVTDLIDQLPRQDMKDVVKWTGKDWEEE
- a CDS encoding helix-turn-helix domain-containing protein, with translation MDRKRLGRRIKAFRKLKGYTQIDLAEKLDIPISTIGAVERGTKQASEELIQEIAAVLAIEESEIVLKEDNSYGES
- the folB gene encoding dihydroneopterin aldolase, with translation MDKIVLKNLQFYGYHGLLPEENKLGQRFQVDVDLYANLKKPGETDAMEDSIHYGHAYELIQQVVEGEPYNLIEAVAEKIANELLRSFTLLSACTVKVIKPDPPIPGHYHSVAVEIYRERSI
- the lysS gene encoding lysine--tRNA ligase; this translates as MSEELNEHMRVRREKLGAYKEQGLDPFGGKFSRSHLANELQANYDAFSKEELEEKQEVVTIAGRMMTKRGKGKAGFAHIQDLSGQIQIYVRKDDIGEQAYEIFKSTDMGDIIGVTGIMFKTKVGELSVKATEFHLLTKSLRPLPEKYHGLKDIEQRYRQRYLDLITNMDSRETFVLRSKIIQSMRRYLDGQGYLEVETPMMHGIPGGASARPFETHHNALDIPLYMRIAIELHLKRLIVGGLEKVYEIGRVFRNEGVSTRHNPEFTMMELYAAYDDYHDIMSLTENMVAHIAKEVLGTTTIIYDDKEVNLEPEWTRLHMVDAVKEKTGVDFWQQMNDEQARDLAKEHGVDVKETMSFGHVVNEFFEQKVEETLIQPTFIYGHPVEISPLAKKNKEDQRFTDRFELFIVGREHANAFSELNDPIDQRERFEAQVKERAEGNDEAHLMDDDFLEALEYGMPPTGGLGIGIDRLVMLLTNSPSIRDVLLFPQMRNK
- a CDS encoding type III pantothenate kinase gives rise to the protein MLFVLDVGNTNTVLGVFEGEQLKYEWRIKTDRYKTEDEFGILIKSLFEHKGLALTDITGVIISSVVPPIMFAMEKMCRDYLNIEPLVIGKETIQSSLKMAYPSPHEIGADRIVNAVGAIKEYGAPLIIIDFGTATTYCFINDKEEYVGGVISPGVNISMEALYSKASKLPKIEIQPPTNVIGSSTVEAMQSGAFYGYVAQVDGIVNRIQMETGKHPTVIATGGLAPLIADASATINHVDPYLTLKGLYLIYKRNSL
- a CDS encoding peptidylprolyl isomerase is translated as MSKRLLLGIVIVLVITNIATFIYWNKSENTIIDSKESGPVINKKKPVASVNGKDIFYEDWMRHLRLNNGESQLKSMIDQELVRQLAKERELEISEKMIQKEISMLTAAQGIMSKEESKRAEKLWREKLIYRYQLQLLLTEDVKIPEDQLQRYYEEYGDQYNFSASMQLSHIIVEDLSTAKKVIRDLEADADFDLLAREYSLDEETRNKGGYLGYIYTNSQFFPEGYEEIALQMDDHSYSKPFSTDEGVAIIFLHRHLPEITFTYEEIKKYMKSEIAMLETNQTLTADPLWKEAEVQWLYEE